In the genome of Hippoglossus hippoglossus isolate fHipHip1 chromosome 4, fHipHip1.pri, whole genome shotgun sequence, one region contains:
- the rfx2 gene encoding DNA-binding protein RFX2 isoform X3, with protein sequence MNALVAPRKKGMQSSEGGSDTTTSVAALRTSSSAQAPVVQPVPASQQRVLVQATGSAQKGGQVQQLSVPRVQQVPQQVQQVQHVYPSQVQYVGESGDTVYTNGTIRTAYSYNPDAQLYGQSSGGTYFDSQAGGAHVTTVVSSASSGVPSHGMVGIAMDVGSSHIISSGSTYLIHGGSMEGSRNHISHSSRSSSAMLQWLLDNYETAEGVSLPRCSLYNHYLRHCQEQKLDPVNAASFGKLIRSVFMGLRTRRLGTRGNSKYHYYGIRVKPDSPLNRLQEDTQYMAMRQQPVHQKQRFKPLQKVDGMSDSLCGSSQNCSSTPEQSVAAQSQHHQQYIDTSHTLPQFPTPDLGTQPLPERINLNDIKKLQTLYRDHCEATLDVVMNLQFHYIEKLWQTFWYSTPPSSDGNTSIANSDEDPEGVIPRDKLVSLCKYEPIRLWMRSCDHILYQALVEILIPDVLRPVPSTLTQAIRNFAKSLEGWLTNAMTSFPQEIIRTKVAVVSAFAQTLRRYTSLNHLAQAARAVLQNTSQINQMLSDLNRVDFANVQEQASWVCQCDESVVQRLEQDFKVTLQQQSSLDQWATWLDNVVSQVLKPHQGSPSFPKAARQFLLKWSFYSSMVIRDLTLRSAASFGSFHLIRLLYDEYMFYLVEHRVAQATGETPIAVMGEFSDLSSMMPSLLEKDASFSDEMSDLGSDADTSRGPTEPAVKRERIDMSHPLQEM encoded by the exons ATGAATGCTCTAGTGGCTCCAAGAAAGAAGGG CATGCAGAGCTCCGAGGGAGGGTCAGACACCACGACCAGCGTGGCAGCGCTGCGCACGTCGTCATCAGCCCAGGCTCCTGTGGTACAGCCTGTCCCGGCCTCACAGCAG AGGGTGCTGGTTCAAGCCACAGGCTCAGCTCAGAAGGGAGGACAAGTACAGCAGCTTTCAGTACCCAGGGTTCAACAGGTCCCTCAGCAG GTGCAGCAGGTGCAACATGTTTACCCGTCCCAGGTTCAATATgtaggagaaagtggagacactGTTTACACCAATGGAACCAT CCGAACGGCCTACTCCTACAACCCCGACGCCCAGCTATACGGGCAGAGCAGCGGGGGAACCTACTTTGATTCGCAGGCCGGCGGAGCTCACGTCACCACGGTGGTCTCCTCTGCCAGCAGTGGGGTGCCCTCTCATGGCATGGTGGGCATCGCCATGGATGTGGGCAGCAGCCACATCATCTCCAGTGGCAGCACCTACCTGATCCATGGAGGAAGCATGGAGGGAAGCCGCAACCACATTTCACACTCGTCACGCTCCTCCTCAGCTATG CTGCAGTGGCTCCTGGACAACTATGAGACAGCGGAGGGAGTCAGTCTGCCCCGGTGCTCCCTGTACAACCACTACCTGCGGCACTGTCAGGAACAGAAACTGGATCCGGTCAACGCGGCCTCCTTCGGCAAACTCATCCGCTCGGTCTTCATGGGCCTGAGGACCCGCCGCCTCGGCACCAG AGGCAACTCTAAGTATCATTACTATGGCATCAGGGTGAAGCCAGACTCACCACTCAACCGGCTGCAGGAGGACACCCAGTACATGGCCATGAGGCAGCAGCCTGTCCACCAGAAACAGAG gttTAAACCCCTGCAGAAGGTGGATGGTATGTCTGACAGCCTGTGTGGGAGCTCTCAGAATTGTAGCAGCACTCCAGAGCAGTCGGTGGCTGCTCAGAGCCAACATCACCAGCAGTACATAG ATACATCCCACACCTTGCCTCAGTTTCCCACCCCTGACTTGGGCACTCAGCCTCTGCCTGAGCGCATCAACTTGAATGATATCAAGAAGCTGCAGACGCTCTACAGAGACCACTGTGAG gcTACTCTGGACGTGGTGATGAACCTCCAGTTCCACTACATAGAGAAACTCTGGCAGACCTTTTGGTATTCAACACCGCCATCTAGTGACGGAAACACAAGCATCGCCAACAG TGACGAGGACCCAGAAGGTGTGATCCCCAGGGACAAGCTGGTGTCTCTGTGTAAATATGAACCGATCAGACTATGGATGAGAAGCTGTGATCACATCCTCTACCAGGCTCTCGTGGAGATCCTCATCCCTGACGTCCTGCGTCCTGTTCCCA GCACTCTCACTCAGGCCATTCGTAACTTCGCCAAGAGTCTGGAGGGCTGGCTGACCAACGCCATGACCAGCTTCCCTCAGGAGATCATCCGCACCAAG GTGGCCGTGGTCAGTGCCTTCGCTCAGACTCTGAGACGTTACACCAGTTTGAACCACTTGGCCCAGGCAGCTCGGGCCGTCCTGCAGAACACCTCCCAGATCAACCAGATGCTGTCCGACCTCAACAGGGTGGACTTCGCTAACGTCCAG GAGCAGGCGTCGtgggtgtgtcagtgtgacgAGAGCGTGGTCCAGCGTCTGGAGCAGGACTTTAAAGtcaccctgcagcagcagagctcccTGGATCAGTGGGCGACCTGGCTCGACAACGTGGTCTCTCAGGTCCTGAAGCCACACCAGGGCAGCCCGAGCTTCCCCAAAGCTGCTCGGCAGTTCCTGCTCAAGTGGTCTTTCTACAG CTCCATGGTGATCAGAGACCTTACTCTGCGGAGTGCAGCCAGTTTTGGCTCCTTCCACCTGATCCGTCTCCTGTATGACGAGTACATGTTTTACCTGGTGGAGCATCGAGTGGCTCAGGCCACCGGAGAAACTCCCATCGCTGTTATGGGCGAG TTCAGTGACCTGAGCTCCATGATGCCTTCACTCCTGGAGAAAG ACGCCTCCTTCTCTGACGAGATGAGCGACCTGGGCAGCGATGCCGACACCTCCAGAGGACCTACTGAGCCGgctgtaaagagagagaggattgaCATGAGTCACCCTCTGCAGGAGATGTGA
- the rfx2 gene encoding DNA-binding protein RFX2 isoform X4: MNALVAPRKKGMQSSEGGSDTTTSVAALRTSSSAQAPVVQPVPASQQVQQVQHVYPSQVQYVGESGDTVYTNGTIRTAYSYNPDAQLYGQSSGGTYFDSQAGGAHVTTVVSSASSGVPSHGMVGIAMDVGSSHIISSGSTYLIHGGSMEGSRNHISHSSRSSSAMLEMAIENLQKSEGIASHKSSLLNSHLQWLLDNYETAEGVSLPRCSLYNHYLRHCQEQKLDPVNAASFGKLIRSVFMGLRTRRLGTRGNSKYHYYGIRVKPDSPLNRLQEDTQYMAMRQQPVHQKQRFKPLQKVDGMSDSLCGSSQNCSSTPEQSVAAQSQHHQQYIDTSHTLPQFPTPDLGTQPLPERINLNDIKKLQTLYRDHCEATLDVVMNLQFHYIEKLWQTFWYSTPPSSDGNTSIANSDEDPEGVIPRDKLVSLCKYEPIRLWMRSCDHILYQALVEILIPDVLRPVPSTLTQAIRNFAKSLEGWLTNAMTSFPQEIIRTKVAVVSAFAQTLRRYTSLNHLAQAARAVLQNTSQINQMLSDLNRVDFANVQEQASWVCQCDESVVQRLEQDFKVTLQQQSSLDQWATWLDNVVSQVLKPHQGSPSFPKAARQFLLKWSFYSSMVIRDLTLRSAASFGSFHLIRLLYDEYMFYLVEHRVAQATGETPIAVMGEFSDLSSMMPSLLEKDASFSDEMSDLGSDADTSRGPTEPAVKRERIDMSHPLQEM, translated from the exons ATGAATGCTCTAGTGGCTCCAAGAAAGAAGGG CATGCAGAGCTCCGAGGGAGGGTCAGACACCACGACCAGCGTGGCAGCGCTGCGCACGTCGTCATCAGCCCAGGCTCCTGTGGTACAGCCTGTCCCGGCCTCACAGCAG GTGCAGCAGGTGCAACATGTTTACCCGTCCCAGGTTCAATATgtaggagaaagtggagacactGTTTACACCAATGGAACCAT CCGAACGGCCTACTCCTACAACCCCGACGCCCAGCTATACGGGCAGAGCAGCGGGGGAACCTACTTTGATTCGCAGGCCGGCGGAGCTCACGTCACCACGGTGGTCTCCTCTGCCAGCAGTGGGGTGCCCTCTCATGGCATGGTGGGCATCGCCATGGATGTGGGCAGCAGCCACATCATCTCCAGTGGCAGCACCTACCTGATCCATGGAGGAAGCATGGAGGGAAGCCGCAACCACATTTCACACTCGTCACGCTCCTCCTCAGCTATG CTTGAAATGGCGATTGAAAACCTCCAAAAGTCTGAAGGAATTGCGAGTCACAAAAGCAGCCTGCTCAACAGCCAT CTGCAGTGGCTCCTGGACAACTATGAGACAGCGGAGGGAGTCAGTCTGCCCCGGTGCTCCCTGTACAACCACTACCTGCGGCACTGTCAGGAACAGAAACTGGATCCGGTCAACGCGGCCTCCTTCGGCAAACTCATCCGCTCGGTCTTCATGGGCCTGAGGACCCGCCGCCTCGGCACCAG AGGCAACTCTAAGTATCATTACTATGGCATCAGGGTGAAGCCAGACTCACCACTCAACCGGCTGCAGGAGGACACCCAGTACATGGCCATGAGGCAGCAGCCTGTCCACCAGAAACAGAG gttTAAACCCCTGCAGAAGGTGGATGGTATGTCTGACAGCCTGTGTGGGAGCTCTCAGAATTGTAGCAGCACTCCAGAGCAGTCGGTGGCTGCTCAGAGCCAACATCACCAGCAGTACATAG ATACATCCCACACCTTGCCTCAGTTTCCCACCCCTGACTTGGGCACTCAGCCTCTGCCTGAGCGCATCAACTTGAATGATATCAAGAAGCTGCAGACGCTCTACAGAGACCACTGTGAG gcTACTCTGGACGTGGTGATGAACCTCCAGTTCCACTACATAGAGAAACTCTGGCAGACCTTTTGGTATTCAACACCGCCATCTAGTGACGGAAACACAAGCATCGCCAACAG TGACGAGGACCCAGAAGGTGTGATCCCCAGGGACAAGCTGGTGTCTCTGTGTAAATATGAACCGATCAGACTATGGATGAGAAGCTGTGATCACATCCTCTACCAGGCTCTCGTGGAGATCCTCATCCCTGACGTCCTGCGTCCTGTTCCCA GCACTCTCACTCAGGCCATTCGTAACTTCGCCAAGAGTCTGGAGGGCTGGCTGACCAACGCCATGACCAGCTTCCCTCAGGAGATCATCCGCACCAAG GTGGCCGTGGTCAGTGCCTTCGCTCAGACTCTGAGACGTTACACCAGTTTGAACCACTTGGCCCAGGCAGCTCGGGCCGTCCTGCAGAACACCTCCCAGATCAACCAGATGCTGTCCGACCTCAACAGGGTGGACTTCGCTAACGTCCAG GAGCAGGCGTCGtgggtgtgtcagtgtgacgAGAGCGTGGTCCAGCGTCTGGAGCAGGACTTTAAAGtcaccctgcagcagcagagctcccTGGATCAGTGGGCGACCTGGCTCGACAACGTGGTCTCTCAGGTCCTGAAGCCACACCAGGGCAGCCCGAGCTTCCCCAAAGCTGCTCGGCAGTTCCTGCTCAAGTGGTCTTTCTACAG CTCCATGGTGATCAGAGACCTTACTCTGCGGAGTGCAGCCAGTTTTGGCTCCTTCCACCTGATCCGTCTCCTGTATGACGAGTACATGTTTTACCTGGTGGAGCATCGAGTGGCTCAGGCCACCGGAGAAACTCCCATCGCTGTTATGGGCGAG TTCAGTGACCTGAGCTCCATGATGCCTTCACTCCTGGAGAAAG ACGCCTCCTTCTCTGACGAGATGAGCGACCTGGGCAGCGATGCCGACACCTCCAGAGGACCTACTGAGCCGgctgtaaagagagagaggattgaCATGAGTCACCCTCTGCAGGAGATGTGA
- the rfx2 gene encoding DNA-binding protein RFX2 isoform X1, giving the protein MNALVAPRKKGMQSSEGGSDTTTSVAALRTSSSAQAPVVQPVPASQQRVLVQATGSAQKGGQVQQLSVPRVQQVPQQVQQVQHVYPSQVQYVGESGDTVYTNGTIRTAYSYNPDAQLYGQSSGGTYFDSQAGGAHVTTVVSSASSGVPSHGMVGIAMDVGSSHIISSGSTYLIHGGSMEGSRNHISHSSRSSSAMLEMAIENLQKSEGIASHKSSLLNSHLQWLLDNYETAEGVSLPRCSLYNHYLRHCQEQKLDPVNAASFGKLIRSVFMGLRTRRLGTRGNSKYHYYGIRVKPDSPLNRLQEDTQYMAMRQQPVHQKQRFKPLQKVDGMSDSLCGSSQNCSSTPEQSVAAQSQHHQQYIDTSHTLPQFPTPDLGTQPLPERINLNDIKKLQTLYRDHCEATLDVVMNLQFHYIEKLWQTFWYSTPPSSDGNTSIANSDEDPEGVIPRDKLVSLCKYEPIRLWMRSCDHILYQALVEILIPDVLRPVPSTLTQAIRNFAKSLEGWLTNAMTSFPQEIIRTKVAVVSAFAQTLRRYTSLNHLAQAARAVLQNTSQINQMLSDLNRVDFANVQEQASWVCQCDESVVQRLEQDFKVTLQQQSSLDQWATWLDNVVSQVLKPHQGSPSFPKAARQFLLKWSFYSSMVIRDLTLRSAASFGSFHLIRLLYDEYMFYLVEHRVAQATGETPIAVMGEFSDLSSMMPSLLEKDASFSDEMSDLGSDADTSRGPTEPAVKRERIDMSHPLQEM; this is encoded by the exons ATGAATGCTCTAGTGGCTCCAAGAAAGAAGGG CATGCAGAGCTCCGAGGGAGGGTCAGACACCACGACCAGCGTGGCAGCGCTGCGCACGTCGTCATCAGCCCAGGCTCCTGTGGTACAGCCTGTCCCGGCCTCACAGCAG AGGGTGCTGGTTCAAGCCACAGGCTCAGCTCAGAAGGGAGGACAAGTACAGCAGCTTTCAGTACCCAGGGTTCAACAGGTCCCTCAGCAG GTGCAGCAGGTGCAACATGTTTACCCGTCCCAGGTTCAATATgtaggagaaagtggagacactGTTTACACCAATGGAACCAT CCGAACGGCCTACTCCTACAACCCCGACGCCCAGCTATACGGGCAGAGCAGCGGGGGAACCTACTTTGATTCGCAGGCCGGCGGAGCTCACGTCACCACGGTGGTCTCCTCTGCCAGCAGTGGGGTGCCCTCTCATGGCATGGTGGGCATCGCCATGGATGTGGGCAGCAGCCACATCATCTCCAGTGGCAGCACCTACCTGATCCATGGAGGAAGCATGGAGGGAAGCCGCAACCACATTTCACACTCGTCACGCTCCTCCTCAGCTATG CTTGAAATGGCGATTGAAAACCTCCAAAAGTCTGAAGGAATTGCGAGTCACAAAAGCAGCCTGCTCAACAGCCAT CTGCAGTGGCTCCTGGACAACTATGAGACAGCGGAGGGAGTCAGTCTGCCCCGGTGCTCCCTGTACAACCACTACCTGCGGCACTGTCAGGAACAGAAACTGGATCCGGTCAACGCGGCCTCCTTCGGCAAACTCATCCGCTCGGTCTTCATGGGCCTGAGGACCCGCCGCCTCGGCACCAG AGGCAACTCTAAGTATCATTACTATGGCATCAGGGTGAAGCCAGACTCACCACTCAACCGGCTGCAGGAGGACACCCAGTACATGGCCATGAGGCAGCAGCCTGTCCACCAGAAACAGAG gttTAAACCCCTGCAGAAGGTGGATGGTATGTCTGACAGCCTGTGTGGGAGCTCTCAGAATTGTAGCAGCACTCCAGAGCAGTCGGTGGCTGCTCAGAGCCAACATCACCAGCAGTACATAG ATACATCCCACACCTTGCCTCAGTTTCCCACCCCTGACTTGGGCACTCAGCCTCTGCCTGAGCGCATCAACTTGAATGATATCAAGAAGCTGCAGACGCTCTACAGAGACCACTGTGAG gcTACTCTGGACGTGGTGATGAACCTCCAGTTCCACTACATAGAGAAACTCTGGCAGACCTTTTGGTATTCAACACCGCCATCTAGTGACGGAAACACAAGCATCGCCAACAG TGACGAGGACCCAGAAGGTGTGATCCCCAGGGACAAGCTGGTGTCTCTGTGTAAATATGAACCGATCAGACTATGGATGAGAAGCTGTGATCACATCCTCTACCAGGCTCTCGTGGAGATCCTCATCCCTGACGTCCTGCGTCCTGTTCCCA GCACTCTCACTCAGGCCATTCGTAACTTCGCCAAGAGTCTGGAGGGCTGGCTGACCAACGCCATGACCAGCTTCCCTCAGGAGATCATCCGCACCAAG GTGGCCGTGGTCAGTGCCTTCGCTCAGACTCTGAGACGTTACACCAGTTTGAACCACTTGGCCCAGGCAGCTCGGGCCGTCCTGCAGAACACCTCCCAGATCAACCAGATGCTGTCCGACCTCAACAGGGTGGACTTCGCTAACGTCCAG GAGCAGGCGTCGtgggtgtgtcagtgtgacgAGAGCGTGGTCCAGCGTCTGGAGCAGGACTTTAAAGtcaccctgcagcagcagagctcccTGGATCAGTGGGCGACCTGGCTCGACAACGTGGTCTCTCAGGTCCTGAAGCCACACCAGGGCAGCCCGAGCTTCCCCAAAGCTGCTCGGCAGTTCCTGCTCAAGTGGTCTTTCTACAG CTCCATGGTGATCAGAGACCTTACTCTGCGGAGTGCAGCCAGTTTTGGCTCCTTCCACCTGATCCGTCTCCTGTATGACGAGTACATGTTTTACCTGGTGGAGCATCGAGTGGCTCAGGCCACCGGAGAAACTCCCATCGCTGTTATGGGCGAG TTCAGTGACCTGAGCTCCATGATGCCTTCACTCCTGGAGAAAG ACGCCTCCTTCTCTGACGAGATGAGCGACCTGGGCAGCGATGCCGACACCTCCAGAGGACCTACTGAGCCGgctgtaaagagagagaggattgaCATGAGTCACCCTCTGCAGGAGATGTGA
- the rfx2 gene encoding DNA-binding protein RFX2 isoform X2: protein MQSSEGGSDTTTSVAALRTSSSAQAPVVQPVPASQQRVLVQATGSAQKGGQVQQLSVPRVQQVPQQVQQVQHVYPSQVQYVGESGDTVYTNGTIRTAYSYNPDAQLYGQSSGGTYFDSQAGGAHVTTVVSSASSGVPSHGMVGIAMDVGSSHIISSGSTYLIHGGSMEGSRNHISHSSRSSSAMLEMAIENLQKSEGIASHKSSLLNSHLQWLLDNYETAEGVSLPRCSLYNHYLRHCQEQKLDPVNAASFGKLIRSVFMGLRTRRLGTRGNSKYHYYGIRVKPDSPLNRLQEDTQYMAMRQQPVHQKQRFKPLQKVDGMSDSLCGSSQNCSSTPEQSVAAQSQHHQQYIDTSHTLPQFPTPDLGTQPLPERINLNDIKKLQTLYRDHCEATLDVVMNLQFHYIEKLWQTFWYSTPPSSDGNTSIANSDEDPEGVIPRDKLVSLCKYEPIRLWMRSCDHILYQALVEILIPDVLRPVPSTLTQAIRNFAKSLEGWLTNAMTSFPQEIIRTKVAVVSAFAQTLRRYTSLNHLAQAARAVLQNTSQINQMLSDLNRVDFANVQEQASWVCQCDESVVQRLEQDFKVTLQQQSSLDQWATWLDNVVSQVLKPHQGSPSFPKAARQFLLKWSFYSSMVIRDLTLRSAASFGSFHLIRLLYDEYMFYLVEHRVAQATGETPIAVMGEFSDLSSMMPSLLEKDASFSDEMSDLGSDADTSRGPTEPAVKRERIDMSHPLQEM from the exons ATGCAGAGCTCCGAGGGAGGGTCAGACACCACGACCAGCGTGGCAGCGCTGCGCACGTCGTCATCAGCCCAGGCTCCTGTGGTACAGCCTGTCCCGGCCTCACAGCAG AGGGTGCTGGTTCAAGCCACAGGCTCAGCTCAGAAGGGAGGACAAGTACAGCAGCTTTCAGTACCCAGGGTTCAACAGGTCCCTCAGCAG GTGCAGCAGGTGCAACATGTTTACCCGTCCCAGGTTCAATATgtaggagaaagtggagacactGTTTACACCAATGGAACCAT CCGAACGGCCTACTCCTACAACCCCGACGCCCAGCTATACGGGCAGAGCAGCGGGGGAACCTACTTTGATTCGCAGGCCGGCGGAGCTCACGTCACCACGGTGGTCTCCTCTGCCAGCAGTGGGGTGCCCTCTCATGGCATGGTGGGCATCGCCATGGATGTGGGCAGCAGCCACATCATCTCCAGTGGCAGCACCTACCTGATCCATGGAGGAAGCATGGAGGGAAGCCGCAACCACATTTCACACTCGTCACGCTCCTCCTCAGCTATG CTTGAAATGGCGATTGAAAACCTCCAAAAGTCTGAAGGAATTGCGAGTCACAAAAGCAGCCTGCTCAACAGCCAT CTGCAGTGGCTCCTGGACAACTATGAGACAGCGGAGGGAGTCAGTCTGCCCCGGTGCTCCCTGTACAACCACTACCTGCGGCACTGTCAGGAACAGAAACTGGATCCGGTCAACGCGGCCTCCTTCGGCAAACTCATCCGCTCGGTCTTCATGGGCCTGAGGACCCGCCGCCTCGGCACCAG AGGCAACTCTAAGTATCATTACTATGGCATCAGGGTGAAGCCAGACTCACCACTCAACCGGCTGCAGGAGGACACCCAGTACATGGCCATGAGGCAGCAGCCTGTCCACCAGAAACAGAG gttTAAACCCCTGCAGAAGGTGGATGGTATGTCTGACAGCCTGTGTGGGAGCTCTCAGAATTGTAGCAGCACTCCAGAGCAGTCGGTGGCTGCTCAGAGCCAACATCACCAGCAGTACATAG ATACATCCCACACCTTGCCTCAGTTTCCCACCCCTGACTTGGGCACTCAGCCTCTGCCTGAGCGCATCAACTTGAATGATATCAAGAAGCTGCAGACGCTCTACAGAGACCACTGTGAG gcTACTCTGGACGTGGTGATGAACCTCCAGTTCCACTACATAGAGAAACTCTGGCAGACCTTTTGGTATTCAACACCGCCATCTAGTGACGGAAACACAAGCATCGCCAACAG TGACGAGGACCCAGAAGGTGTGATCCCCAGGGACAAGCTGGTGTCTCTGTGTAAATATGAACCGATCAGACTATGGATGAGAAGCTGTGATCACATCCTCTACCAGGCTCTCGTGGAGATCCTCATCCCTGACGTCCTGCGTCCTGTTCCCA GCACTCTCACTCAGGCCATTCGTAACTTCGCCAAGAGTCTGGAGGGCTGGCTGACCAACGCCATGACCAGCTTCCCTCAGGAGATCATCCGCACCAAG GTGGCCGTGGTCAGTGCCTTCGCTCAGACTCTGAGACGTTACACCAGTTTGAACCACTTGGCCCAGGCAGCTCGGGCCGTCCTGCAGAACACCTCCCAGATCAACCAGATGCTGTCCGACCTCAACAGGGTGGACTTCGCTAACGTCCAG GAGCAGGCGTCGtgggtgtgtcagtgtgacgAGAGCGTGGTCCAGCGTCTGGAGCAGGACTTTAAAGtcaccctgcagcagcagagctcccTGGATCAGTGGGCGACCTGGCTCGACAACGTGGTCTCTCAGGTCCTGAAGCCACACCAGGGCAGCCCGAGCTTCCCCAAAGCTGCTCGGCAGTTCCTGCTCAAGTGGTCTTTCTACAG CTCCATGGTGATCAGAGACCTTACTCTGCGGAGTGCAGCCAGTTTTGGCTCCTTCCACCTGATCCGTCTCCTGTATGACGAGTACATGTTTTACCTGGTGGAGCATCGAGTGGCTCAGGCCACCGGAGAAACTCCCATCGCTGTTATGGGCGAG TTCAGTGACCTGAGCTCCATGATGCCTTCACTCCTGGAGAAAG ACGCCTCCTTCTCTGACGAGATGAGCGACCTGGGCAGCGATGCCGACACCTCCAGAGGACCTACTGAGCCGgctgtaaagagagagaggattgaCATGAGTCACCCTCTGCAGGAGATGTGA
- the rfx2 gene encoding DNA-binding protein RFX2 isoform X5, which produces MQSSEGGSDTTTSVAALRTSSSAQAPVVQPVPASQQVQQVQHVYPSQVQYVGESGDTVYTNGTIRTAYSYNPDAQLYGQSSGGTYFDSQAGGAHVTTVVSSASSGVPSHGMVGIAMDVGSSHIISSGSTYLIHGGSMEGSRNHISHSSRSSSAMLEMAIENLQKSEGIASHKSSLLNSHLQWLLDNYETAEGVSLPRCSLYNHYLRHCQEQKLDPVNAASFGKLIRSVFMGLRTRRLGTRGNSKYHYYGIRVKPDSPLNRLQEDTQYMAMRQQPVHQKQRFKPLQKVDGMSDSLCGSSQNCSSTPEQSVAAQSQHHQQYIDTSHTLPQFPTPDLGTQPLPERINLNDIKKLQTLYRDHCEATLDVVMNLQFHYIEKLWQTFWYSTPPSSDGNTSIANSDEDPEGVIPRDKLVSLCKYEPIRLWMRSCDHILYQALVEILIPDVLRPVPSTLTQAIRNFAKSLEGWLTNAMTSFPQEIIRTKVAVVSAFAQTLRRYTSLNHLAQAARAVLQNTSQINQMLSDLNRVDFANVQEQASWVCQCDESVVQRLEQDFKVTLQQQSSLDQWATWLDNVVSQVLKPHQGSPSFPKAARQFLLKWSFYSSMVIRDLTLRSAASFGSFHLIRLLYDEYMFYLVEHRVAQATGETPIAVMGEFSDLSSMMPSLLEKDASFSDEMSDLGSDADTSRGPTEPAVKRERIDMSHPLQEM; this is translated from the exons ATGCAGAGCTCCGAGGGAGGGTCAGACACCACGACCAGCGTGGCAGCGCTGCGCACGTCGTCATCAGCCCAGGCTCCTGTGGTACAGCCTGTCCCGGCCTCACAGCAG GTGCAGCAGGTGCAACATGTTTACCCGTCCCAGGTTCAATATgtaggagaaagtggagacactGTTTACACCAATGGAACCAT CCGAACGGCCTACTCCTACAACCCCGACGCCCAGCTATACGGGCAGAGCAGCGGGGGAACCTACTTTGATTCGCAGGCCGGCGGAGCTCACGTCACCACGGTGGTCTCCTCTGCCAGCAGTGGGGTGCCCTCTCATGGCATGGTGGGCATCGCCATGGATGTGGGCAGCAGCCACATCATCTCCAGTGGCAGCACCTACCTGATCCATGGAGGAAGCATGGAGGGAAGCCGCAACCACATTTCACACTCGTCACGCTCCTCCTCAGCTATG CTTGAAATGGCGATTGAAAACCTCCAAAAGTCTGAAGGAATTGCGAGTCACAAAAGCAGCCTGCTCAACAGCCAT CTGCAGTGGCTCCTGGACAACTATGAGACAGCGGAGGGAGTCAGTCTGCCCCGGTGCTCCCTGTACAACCACTACCTGCGGCACTGTCAGGAACAGAAACTGGATCCGGTCAACGCGGCCTCCTTCGGCAAACTCATCCGCTCGGTCTTCATGGGCCTGAGGACCCGCCGCCTCGGCACCAG AGGCAACTCTAAGTATCATTACTATGGCATCAGGGTGAAGCCAGACTCACCACTCAACCGGCTGCAGGAGGACACCCAGTACATGGCCATGAGGCAGCAGCCTGTCCACCAGAAACAGAG gttTAAACCCCTGCAGAAGGTGGATGGTATGTCTGACAGCCTGTGTGGGAGCTCTCAGAATTGTAGCAGCACTCCAGAGCAGTCGGTGGCTGCTCAGAGCCAACATCACCAGCAGTACATAG ATACATCCCACACCTTGCCTCAGTTTCCCACCCCTGACTTGGGCACTCAGCCTCTGCCTGAGCGCATCAACTTGAATGATATCAAGAAGCTGCAGACGCTCTACAGAGACCACTGTGAG gcTACTCTGGACGTGGTGATGAACCTCCAGTTCCACTACATAGAGAAACTCTGGCAGACCTTTTGGTATTCAACACCGCCATCTAGTGACGGAAACACAAGCATCGCCAACAG TGACGAGGACCCAGAAGGTGTGATCCCCAGGGACAAGCTGGTGTCTCTGTGTAAATATGAACCGATCAGACTATGGATGAGAAGCTGTGATCACATCCTCTACCAGGCTCTCGTGGAGATCCTCATCCCTGACGTCCTGCGTCCTGTTCCCA GCACTCTCACTCAGGCCATTCGTAACTTCGCCAAGAGTCTGGAGGGCTGGCTGACCAACGCCATGACCAGCTTCCCTCAGGAGATCATCCGCACCAAG GTGGCCGTGGTCAGTGCCTTCGCTCAGACTCTGAGACGTTACACCAGTTTGAACCACTTGGCCCAGGCAGCTCGGGCCGTCCTGCAGAACACCTCCCAGATCAACCAGATGCTGTCCGACCTCAACAGGGTGGACTTCGCTAACGTCCAG GAGCAGGCGTCGtgggtgtgtcagtgtgacgAGAGCGTGGTCCAGCGTCTGGAGCAGGACTTTAAAGtcaccctgcagcagcagagctcccTGGATCAGTGGGCGACCTGGCTCGACAACGTGGTCTCTCAGGTCCTGAAGCCACACCAGGGCAGCCCGAGCTTCCCCAAAGCTGCTCGGCAGTTCCTGCTCAAGTGGTCTTTCTACAG CTCCATGGTGATCAGAGACCTTACTCTGCGGAGTGCAGCCAGTTTTGGCTCCTTCCACCTGATCCGTCTCCTGTATGACGAGTACATGTTTTACCTGGTGGAGCATCGAGTGGCTCAGGCCACCGGAGAAACTCCCATCGCTGTTATGGGCGAG TTCAGTGACCTGAGCTCCATGATGCCTTCACTCCTGGAGAAAG ACGCCTCCTTCTCTGACGAGATGAGCGACCTGGGCAGCGATGCCGACACCTCCAGAGGACCTACTGAGCCGgctgtaaagagagagaggattgaCATGAGTCACCCTCTGCAGGAGATGTGA